In the Sarcophilus harrisii chromosome 1, mSarHar1.11, whole genome shotgun sequence genome, one interval contains:
- the LOC100918012 gene encoding olfactory receptor 13D1-like — translation MEKGNDTVVTEFFLVGLSNYPALQMLLYVLCLLMYLVILLGNSVLIIISILDPHLHNPMYFFLGNLSFLDICYTSSSIPKMLINFMSEKKSISFIGCALQMVISLGLGCTECILLSVMAFDRYIAICNPLRYTIIMNKGLCVQMATWTWTIGLLNSFVHTMLAMMMPFCGNLIDHLTCEILALLKLICGDISLNVFILMVGSIFFLIMPLILIFFSYIFILSTILRINSREGRRKAFSTCSAHLTVVILFYGSALFMYMKPQSKDTKLFDELFGLSYVVITPMLNPIIYSLRNKEVKEGVKKVLIRNLYLRRM, via the coding sequence atggaaaagggaaatgatacaGTTGTGACGGAGTTTTTTCTGGTGGGGCTTTCTAATTACCCAGCCCTCCAAATGCTTCTTTATGTGCTCTGCCTGTTGATGTACTTGGTGATTCTACTGGGAAACAGTGTCCTCATTATCATCAGCATCCTGGATCCCCACCTCCACAAccctatgtatttttttcttgggaACCTTTCCTTTCTGGACATCTGCTACACATCTTCCTCTATCCCTAAAATGCTGATAAATTTTATGTCTGAGAAAAAATCCATCTCCTTCATTGGATGTGCCCTTCAGATGGTTATTTCTCTTGGGTTGGGTTGCACAGAATGCATTCTCCTTTCAGTAATGGCCTTTGACAGGTATATAGCCATCTGCAATCCTCTTAGGTACACCATCATCATGAACAAGGGCCTCTGTGTGCAGATGGCTACTTGGACATGGACTATAGGGCTTCTGAATTCTTTCGTACATACTATGCTTGCTATGATGATGCCTTTCTGTGGAAACTTAATTGATCACCTTACGTGTGAAATTCTTGCTCTTCTCAAGCTGATCTGTGGAGACATATCCCTCAATGTATTTATCCTTATGGTGGGaagtatatttttcttaattatgccTCTGatactcattttcttctcttatatcTTCATCCTCTCCACCATCCTAAGGATCAACtctagagaagggaggaggaaagccTTTTCCACTTGTTCAGCTCACCTGACAGTGGTGATCTTGTTCTATGGCTCTGCTCTTTTTATGTACATGAAGCCCCAGTCCAAGGACACTAAGCTTTTTGATGAACTCTTTGGATTGTCTTACGTAGTGATCACCCCAATGCTGAACCCCATCATCTACAGTCTGAGAAACAAAGAGGTAAAAGAGGGTGTGAAGAAAGTGCTCATCAGAAACCTATACTTAAGGAGAATGTGA